The genome window atgtatgtgtctgtgtgtgtatgtatgtgtgtatattgtgatgtatgggtgtgtatgtttgcgtgtgtggacgtgtgtgtgtatgcgtgtgtgtgggggtgggttgggccattctttcgtctgtttccttgcgctgcctcgcaaacgtgggagacagcgacaaagcaaggtaataaaataaataaatatatatatatatatatatatatatatatatatatatatatatatatatatatatatatatatatatatattatccctggggataggggagaaagaatacttcccaggtattccctgcgtgtcgcagaaggcgactaaaaggggagggagcggggggctggaaattattccctctcgtttttttttttttttaattttccaaaagaaggaacagagaagggggccaggtgaggatatatcctcagaggcctagtcctctgttcttaacgctacctcgctaacgcgggaaatggcgaatagttcgaaagaaaagaaaagaaaaaaaaaaaaaaaaaatatatatatatatatatatatatatatatatatatatatatatatatatatatatatatatatatatatatatacatacatatatatatatatatatatatatatatatatatatatatatatatatatatatatatatatatatatatacatacatatatatatatatatatatatatatatatatatatatatatatatatatatatatatatatatatatatatatatatatatatattacacatgacagctagagactggttgtgaacgaacgtggtattttttgtctgttttcctagcgctccctcgctgaagcagggtgtggcgatgctgtttcctgtggggcggggtagcgccaagaaacgatgaaggcaagcaagtatagatatgtatatttgtatatgtttgtgtatgtatgtgtatataagttcttacatatatgtaaatgtatgtatatgtgagtgtacgggcatttatgtatacatatttgtatacgaGTGGAAttgtcattcttcgtctgtttcctggctctacctcgctgacgcgtgaaACGGCAATCatttataataatattgataatgatatatatatatatatatatatatatatatatatatatatatatatatatatatatatatatgttggaaaggatcacaattttgcgcgtgatcaagatattcctatgtgtccacggggataatgaaacacaaaaagttcccaagtgcactttcgtgtaataatcacatcatcatgggagacaaaagagagaaatataacagtcagttgatatacatcgaagagacgaagctaggacgccatttggtaaacatgtgattgtccaaaacctcCTTCCAagaaatcttttaattctccctaaatcttaaagatattctctcaccccgactctcatttgccctcttttgagagtaaatgtgaataagagcaaagttattagattcagtatggttgagggacaagataattcaaatgtaaatttgaatggagaaaaattggaggaagtgaagtcttttagatatctgagagtggacttagcgaatggaatcatggaagcggaagtgagtcattgggtgggggagagggcgaaggttctgggagcgatgaaaaatgtgtggaaggagagaacatcatttcggagaggaaaaatgggtatgtttgaaggaatagtagttgcaacaattttatatggttgcgaggtatgggctacagataggactgaatagaggagggtggatgtgttggaaatgagatgtttgaggacaatatgtggtgtgaggtggtttgatcgagtaagcaatcaaagggtaagagagatatgtggaaataagaagagtgtggttgagagcagaagagggtgtattgaagtggtttttACATATGGAacgaatcagtgaggaaagattgacagaaggatatatgtgtcaaaggtggagggaacaaggagaagcgggagaccaaattggaggtggaaggatggagtgaaaaagattttgagcaatcggagccagaacatacagaagggtgagaggcgttcaCGTGAcatcccttaatcactctcccttacaaaacttggatatgagaTGCAAAAtgcaaacaacatgtatataacagAAGAAAACCCATAGTACATTGTATGTCGAAAGTGAAGGAAAACCCTATAAGCagaacaaattaacaatatcgtTATGGGTAGTATGAGCTTCAGCCTAAATACTGATTATGGGTACAGAAACATGAAAAGCTTACAGAAGAGGAACACAGGACATGAAGCAGGGATATAGACAGTCCTTTACTAAGTACACAAAgctgggccaagcgagaccgttattttCTAGATGTGACGTCGAGATCAGGTCGGACTCGTTTGGTTCTCTCTGATCTTCGTAATCCAGGACCAGTTGTGTCAGTGACACGTTCCCCCTGtcctgaaatggcggactcggcAGCATTTGGGAGAACAGTGACTGTTCCCCCTGTTCTTAAATGGCATTAGGTCTACATGTTATTGGCGGACCctcaaagagctgtatggtggtggtcatgtttgtctgaatGTTGACGACATTTGCTATCTCTCTAATGTTAATGGCTTCTGATATCCGCATTCTCCTCCGATCATTGCAACTAGTAATGGTTTTGATGTTATTCCCTATAATCTCCCTCTTCAGTATCTTTCCATGATATTGTTCATGAtgtaagtggagagagaggcggCGACTGAGCGTGCAGTTTGTATGTCCAATATAGACAAGCATCAATACCGCATCGGTACTCGTAAACCATATcagtacgattcaaacttccaatgcgacctaccatattgttgtgcAGTACGAGCCAACATGTTTTCGGGTTACTGTAGTATCTCATCAAACTCAAATCCTTGTTTTAATCAATCTCCTTGCAGTTTCTAGCCACAATACCTTGCACGACCTcctcgtcctttcgatatgttgttctcaatgtgttcctgtagtaaactttaatgctgtcatgTTGAGTTTGTTTACCACGAGATGCTGCTGTAgcatgttcacaatggtatcaaatctagtatttgaatatccattgttaatcTAAATTTGCCGGACACATCAGGGTTATTGGCGTAGGAATTATCACTTACTAAAGACCGTAGGGTACGTACATTTACAAAAGACCGTAGGGTACGTACATTTACTAAAGACCGTAGGGCAAATACCATTAACTAAAGACCGTACAGAATGGAGTATCAACGTGGAAAGAGAGGTTTAACGCAGAAATTTCCCGAGAGgacaagcaaaataaaaaaatatatatgtaaagtaattGTCTAATCAGCATCAATGGATCCTTTCAAATTCATCTATATTCTTTGTCTCACCATCCTCAGTCATTGTCGACTTTTTTCATCTAACATCAACTATTCTCTTGCCACCTTAGCAACACCTTAGCACCTTAACTGAATGAGTCTGTGAATTTAAATTTCATGGTTTAGACGTCTTGtaaattcctctcttccttcctcaaggACTTGTACCCAAACGCCCGCTTGTTCCCAGGTTACGTGTCTGCTTGAAAGCACCGTTGACCAACGTCAGGTATAAATAGTGAGTCTGTCCTGCTTGTTTCAGCAGTTCTTGTAGCAGCTCTGGTGAAGCATCAGGTGACTTGTGATTCCCTTAACTTTTTCAGGGTTGTGAAAAATTAAAACCTAAGCAGCTGCTAAGGTATTAGGACTTGTTGCAAGGGAAAATAAACAGCTTTGATATCAACCTCAATGTGGAATGACAtacctaaatacatatatatatatatatatatatatatatatatatatatatatatatatatatatatatatatatatatatatatatatatattcctatgagtccacggggaaaatgaaacacgataagtttccaagtgcactttcgtgtaataatcacatcatcaagggagacacaagagagaaatataagtcagttgatacacatcgaagagacgaagctaggacgccatttggagaacatgtgattgtccaaaacatacaacgagtgttcataaacttatcattttacaaattttaacaacaataaagttatctaatttgtatagaccatcactaatattaagattataattatttgtgtatttaataatagaagattcactgatatttctcttggtaatagagttagagttagtaactgggatggcattacaatacaatgatcatagtttttaacgtgattaaacaaggcatttgattcttgtcccgttcttatactatatttatgtcgcttaagtctaacagaaagatccttactagtctgaccaacataaaattcatcgcaatttccacaaggcactttatagatgcacccaagagaattttctggtgaattactgattaagatattctttatagtattattgttgctgaaggcaacatttacattaaaggatttaagcaacatgggaagtgtagtgaaattattattaaaagggagaactaaaagattcttggtgtgaatgggaggtttgggctcaactctataaaatgatttctttgctaacttaagggatttatcaatgaaagatctagggtactttaacttagatccaatagaatatatcttctcaaactcatcatcaataaactctggactgcaaatacgtaatgccctaaggaacatagattgaaatgatgataatttaactctgtcaggttgagatgagtagtaatggatatatgagcatacattggtgggttttctgtatatgctagacttgaacttgtttccttgcctatgaaccatgcaatctaaaaatggtaacataccgttattttcattttctacagtgaatttgatggaaggtactaaattgttaagtaaggggagaaatatttgtaaattttcatttgttggccaaacacaaagaacatcatctacatacctaaaccaaattgcattagaaggtaagatatcctttagtaattttgtttcaaaaaattccatattaagattacctagtacaggtgaaagagggttacccattgccataccaaacttttgagcataataatctccattgaattgaaatacacagtcttttatacacaatttaatcagttcaatgaaaacagactttgaaatatatatatatatatatatatatatatatatatatatatatatatatatatatatatatatatatatatatatatatatatactaaatcaaTGTTTAATCATTCCTAAAAGGTGGGAAAAAAACTGAAGCAGTTTAAGGTGTTGACATATTCATTATAGACATAACGGGGAGTGAGAAGGTTCGTGTTGCACAGACTCTGAAATCTGAGGGAAATCTAAATCTTTCATTACATATGATGCATTGATCAGTATATTTCATTATGCACTGTGCCTCCATTTTGTACTTTCACAGCAAAACAGTATGAAGGTCCACGTTGTCTTGGTCTCTCTGGTAGTTGCCGTCTCGGCCAGGATGCCTTTTGTGCTTCCTGacggtgctgacgtgttcctgaAGGGCCGTTCTCTCGACACCTCCTTCTCCTGCATCAGTCGCCCTTATGGCTATTATGCCGACGTCGACAACGACTGCGCCATCTTCCACATCTGCCAACCAATTACCAGTGATGCCGGACAGGTAGGGAGATTCGTTCTTATTGTCTTTACTTATGGGGGAAAATTGAATTTAGCTAATCGTCATATTTCCTAGTCTTTATGATGGCCATGAAACGCACCTGATAAATTGTGTGAATATTATGTTGAAAAGAATTCTTGAACATccgcttttcatttttcttcagttGGTGGAGACGGCTCACTTCACGTTCATCTGCGGTGAGGGTACCATCTTTAGCCAGAGTTCTCTAACCTGCACGACCCCAGACCTGGCCTACTCCTGCTCTCAAGCCCCCGACATCTACGATTCCATTAATGCTTTGTTTGGAACCATCGACGAGGAATTCGACCCCATCATCTTTCCTATAGATTACCGAAGCAATGTCGCTGAATCAGTTGTAGTCGAAGCCCCAGTTGTTGAATCAGTTGAGGCTCAGGCTGACATCATCCCTGAAGTCGTTCATGAAGCAGAGGCCATTCCTTCTGAAGTTTGAATCGGAATATAACAATCTAATCTTTTCCTTGTCCTGGCATGTAAAATGTGGTTGTTCTTTTGTTATCACAACAAATCCGAGCATAAGGAAGTGTCCATGAAAATATTCTGTTGCATCTAAAAGTGTGCTTCATATGTAGTATTAAACGGTTCAAAGAATTGCTTTTATAGtttaatatcttttttcaaaCAATTATTGTCTCTTGGCAGAAAAGGTGCCTGAATGTATAATGCGACAGTCTTTATACCGTTAAGCTTATATCTTGTGTTCTCAGGTTATTCTGTAGATCTTAAGGAAAGAAAACATTCTATTGCACTGTATATCATATGAAAATGTCGTATTGGTATTATCAAGTATTGGTATTATCAAGTATATCATATGAAAATGTCGTATTGGTATTATCAAGTATTGGTTTTATCAAGTATTGGTATTATCAAGTATATCATATGAAAATGTCGTATTGGTATTATCAAGTATTGGTATTATCAAGTATATCATATGAAAATGTCGTAGTGGTATTATCAAGTATTGGTAtcatcaagtctatcatatgaaAATGTCGTATTGGTATTATCAAGTGTATCATATGAAAATGTCGTATTGGTATTATCAAGTATCTCACATACTTTTGCAAATGGAAAGGTTCTTGAGTAGGTTGAGGTAATCATAGCTCTGCTTCTCTCCTATCTTTCATTTAAGACTTCACACGTTCTGTGGAATTTACTTTTCAGTTTATTTACATAAGCAGTGTAAGGATGAGGGAAGGACAGATTGCTCGTTTAAACAAAGCTTTTTGTATTTTTCCATCAAAATTCCATTTGACAATGGATGTATGTTTTCATCTTCTTTGTATAATTCATGGCACCATAAAATGGACCATGACTTTCCATTCAACGGATGATGAGCCTCTTAGTCTAAATATCTACTTTCGACTGTGAATTCTGTGGACAAAGTTTAATCGGTAAATATCAGCTATGTTTTATGTAAACCTTGGCACTATATTCTAGCTCCAAGAGAAATCCATTATGGATGTATAGAAATATTGTAGCATGTTTCTTTCATTTATATTAATTGGTGTACACAGTGTGTACACAGTGGTTACTTTGTAGAGAACGCAGAACTGCATTATAGTTAAGTTGAAGGTTAGGTCACGAGACAAATTCGTTCCTTCGAATAAGAAACTCATATCATATCTTGCCTAGTGTGCTCAAGCAGCGAATAGCCATTCAAAGTCCGTCGGTATCCAGGTTAGAAAGCCCGTTTGATCCATTCAGTGTCGTCCGGATCTCGGCAGGTTAAACTGAGAGCGATTTGTTTGGCTCAGGTTAATCTTGAGCTGTACTAAGTTATATCATAGAATAATTCATCACTAAAGGAAAATTTACAACATCCTGTGCCTGAAATATACAGCACATGCTCTCTCTATAATTATGCCTCTCAGTCTGATGTATTTGATCAACTTTTCCAAACGTATATGGTAAACAAAAAGTAGGTATATTATCAACATTATATCTGCTGATGGTAGCCTCGCCGTACTCAACCTGTTGCACTCTAAAAACCGACACTATCCACGTAGTACGGTCAATGTGTAattagaaaacattttttttcatatactctttttcatatattccaGATCTCCGTCTGTATGTcaagaaaagattgaaaaaatgTTAATTTTTTATCAGTCTACAAAATCCTCAAGAACTCCTCCCTCTTAGTGATGTGTAAGAGAAGAGGAAATTTTGTTTGCATAATTCCAGCATGTCAGATATACGTCCTTTACGTTCATTATAACCTGCACAGGTTCTTTGTTGGTGTTGGTTTTCCCAATCGTGTAAATGACCAGTCTTATGATCCTGCCACTGACTAGCTACTAGATTCATAGTTCGCGCCTGCTATTACCTTCCTGCCACTAATGTACTACCTAACCAGCTCACCTCTAACGTCACGTCAATACAAAATGTCAGTTTTTCAAATTGGTGTTGTATTTGTCATGTGCTTAGCGTTGTAAAAATCTGCTTCAGGTATTCTTTCTTGTCTGCATGTATCAAGTATATAgtgatgtgttgtatgtgtttgatacaGCATATCATGCTGAATATGTTCCTGTATAATATGGTTTGCTGTATGTATTCGGTACAGTGTGACATGCTTTTACCAGCACATATTGTTTTGTATTTATCATGTACACTGTGTTGTTTGCATCCAGTAGGGTATATTGTATTCTATGTATCCAGtagtttatattgtgttgtatgaATCCAATACAGTTCGTcgttatcatatataatatatcctgTACATTACGTTTTGTTTTATAGAGTATATTGTGTTGTTTGCATCCAGTGAGCTGCGTTGTACCATCTAGCACAGTGTGAGCAGTGCACTATGTTTGTCTTACATGTATTCAGCGCAGCATGTTGTTGTATGGTATATAACTTTTATAGATTCTAGATAAAACGGATCATTGAAATACGTGTTTCTTATGAATTATGCCCTTTCTTGTATGTATCTTATTTTGAGAATTTTTGCTTCTTACAGTTTATTTTTTGTGATACATGTTATCTACACTACATGTATCACAAGAAACATGTTAGAAGATTATATCTGGCTCCTCTGCGTTCATTTTCTTCTGCTTCGATGTATGTAACATGTTACCCGTTTGCCACGCGCTGAGAATGTATTCTTGCCATAGCTGTGACCTGTGATTACTGTGTATTGCGTATGTTCAGCTTTGCATGTTTTCAGTATTTCATGTGTCCTGTTTTGCAAGATCTCTTTCAATCTGTCTGAGATACATTATATGCTACGCTTGTACTTAACTGTAAAGGTCTTGTATATGTCATTTACAGTGTATAGGTAGTGTATTTCATGTTAATGACTGGTGTAGTCGTACGTGTTCAGGGAAGCTCGTGCACTGTGTGATGTTCTATACTGTGCGTTTTGTTATTCATGTGTACATGTTATACATGTTCTATAATGTGTGTTTTGGCATTCATGTGTACTGTGTTATATATGTGCTATACTGTGTGTTTCGGCATTCATGTGTACTGTGTTATATATGTGCTATAATGTGTGTTTCGGCATTCATGTGTACTGCTATATATGTTCTACACTGTGTGTTTTGGGATTCATGtgtactgtattatgtatgtTCTATGTTATTTGAGTTGTATATAGCTTGTTTGTCCTATGCTGTATGTGAAGCATGTGTGTTTTTATTATTTGTTTCTCTTGAAGTCTTCTTTGGGTGTCGTATGCATCTTGTGTCGTTCCAAAACATTGTGTGCCACACGATCCTATGTTGCATGTACTTTTTGTTGCACGAAGTAGGTATTGCATTTCCCTCTATGTTTTATTTATCTCTTCTTATATATCTTGTGTTGCGTAAATCACCGTCTCATATTCTCCTTTTATTGTTTTTAGAATGCATCTTGGACGTGCTACTGTGCGTGGTGTCTATATGTCGTCTTGTGATTTAAAGGTCCAGCAGTACAATTTGTAGGTGCTCTCTTTTCCCTGTAAAACATTCATCTTATGTATTTCCTTTTGATTTATCCTGCGTTTGTGATCATTAATGTTTGGGTCTTGTACCGTGTGTTGTAAGCGGtatgtgaatgtttttttttttttgttgtatgtAAACTAAAAGATGGTTTTTATATTACATTTTGATTCCTCGTGGTGCAGTCTGGGTCTTATATACTGTACCTAGTCATGTTTGTATCCTTTGCTTTGTTTTCTGTTGCGCACGTAGTACTTGATTGTTTACTACTTATGATGAAGATTGA of Panulirus ornatus isolate Po-2019 unplaced genomic scaffold, ASM3632096v1 CTG_3091_pilon, whole genome shotgun sequence contains these proteins:
- the LOC139748449 gene encoding uncharacterized protein gives rise to the protein MKVHVVLVSLVVAVSARMPFVLPDGADVFLKGRSLDTSFSCISRPYGYYADVDNDCAIFHICQPITSDAGQLVETAHFTFICGEGTIFSQSSLTCTTPDLAYSCSQAPDIYDSINALFGTIDEEFDPIIFPIDYRSNVAESVVVEAPVVESVEAQADIIPEVVHEAEAIPSEV